One window of the Streptomyces asoensis genome contains the following:
- a CDS encoding Ms4533A family Cys-rich leader peptide: protein MWSSHSVDSSAAIELALFGVTALCVADIHCR from the coding sequence ATGTGGTCTAGTCATTCCGTCGACAGCAGCGCCGCCATCGAGCTGGCGCTCTTCGGCGTGACCGCGCTCTGCGTGGCCGACATCCACTGTCGCTGA
- a CDS encoding DEAD/DEAH box helicase, translating to MTLPVALTGTDVIGQAKTGTGKTLGFGLPLLERVTVPADVEAGRARPEDLTDAPQALIVVPTRELCTQVTNDLLTAGKVRNVRVLAIYGGRAYEPQVEALKKGVDVVVGTPGRLLDLAGQKKLDLKHIKSLVLDEADEMLDLGFLPDVEKIINMLPAKRQTMLFSATMPGAVIGLARRYMSQPTHINATSPDDAGRTVANTKQHVYRAHNMDKPEMVARILQAEGRGLVMVFCRTKRTAADLADQLQQRGFASGAVHGDLGQGAREQALRAFRNGKVDVLVCTDVAARGIDVEGVTHVINYQSPEDEKTYLHRIGRTGRAGAKGIAVTLVDWDDIPRWQLINKALELEFSDPPETYSTSPHFFEELGIPAGTKGVLPRSERTRAGLDAEELEDLGEPGGRGARGRNDRGGRGDRGGRGDRGDRGDRGDRGGRGERGGRSESRSGERTGEQVEERERSARTPRRRRRTRNGSPLDATPAGTTAAEQAPVAEPTPVTEETAGPRTPRRRRRTRNGPAQEAAVVTAVPAGAAAVEPVAEAAEAAVATAEGTAQQTAPETVAAPRRRRTRKTAETVQTVQTEATAPATVTEAPAAEAAVDTAEATETKPRRRTRKATAPAEAVVETVVAPEAAAVTETVVKPRRTRKTAAAAPAEAAVDTAEATEAKPRRTTRKATAPETTATTADIPAQATQEAEATKPRRTRKTAATATAPAQAEAETAVDTAEGTEAKPRRRATRKATVPAEAATDPAEATEAKPRRTRKTAATAPAAPATVEAPAAVEPEAKPRRTRKAAAPAEVAVDTAEATEAKPRRTRKTAAATASEPIAEAAAAAAAAVKPRRTRKTAAAAPAEAAVDTAEATEAKPRRRTTRKATAPETTATTADIPAQATQEAEATKPRRTRKTAATAPAQAEAETAVDPAEAKPRVRRTRKATTAAEPADG from the coding sequence ATGACGCTCCCGGTGGCCCTCACGGGCACGGACGTCATCGGCCAGGCCAAGACCGGCACCGGCAAGACGCTCGGCTTCGGACTCCCGCTCCTCGAGCGCGTGACCGTCCCCGCCGACGTCGAGGCCGGCCGCGCCCGGCCCGAGGACCTCACCGACGCCCCGCAGGCGCTCATCGTCGTCCCCACGCGTGAGCTGTGCACGCAGGTCACCAACGACCTGCTGACCGCGGGCAAGGTGCGCAACGTACGCGTCCTCGCCATCTACGGCGGCCGGGCCTACGAGCCCCAGGTCGAGGCCCTCAAGAAGGGCGTCGACGTGGTCGTCGGCACCCCGGGCCGACTGCTGGACCTCGCGGGCCAGAAGAAGCTCGACCTCAAGCACATCAAGTCGCTCGTCCTCGACGAGGCCGACGAGATGCTCGACCTGGGCTTCCTGCCCGACGTCGAGAAGATCATCAACATGCTTCCGGCGAAGCGCCAGACCATGCTGTTCTCGGCGACCATGCCGGGCGCGGTCATCGGCCTCGCCCGCCGCTACATGTCGCAGCCCACGCACATCAACGCCACGTCGCCGGACGACGCGGGCAGGACCGTGGCGAACACCAAGCAGCACGTGTACCGCGCGCACAACATGGACAAGCCCGAGATGGTGGCGCGCATCCTCCAGGCCGAGGGCCGCGGCCTGGTCATGGTGTTCTGCCGTACCAAGCGCACCGCCGCCGACCTGGCCGACCAGCTCCAGCAGCGCGGTTTCGCTTCCGGCGCGGTCCACGGCGACCTCGGCCAGGGCGCCCGTGAGCAGGCGCTGCGCGCCTTCCGCAACGGCAAGGTCGACGTCCTCGTCTGCACCGACGTGGCCGCCCGCGGCATCGACGTCGAAGGCGTCACGCACGTCATCAACTACCAGTCCCCCGAAGACGAGAAGACGTACCTGCACCGCATCGGCCGTACCGGCCGCGCGGGCGCCAAGGGCATCGCGGTCACGCTGGTCGACTGGGACGACATCCCGCGCTGGCAGCTCATCAACAAGGCGCTGGAGCTCGAGTTCAGCGACCCGCCGGAGACGTACTCCACCTCTCCGCACTTCTTCGAGGAACTCGGTATCCCCGCGGGCACCAAGGGTGTTCTGCCGCGCTCGGAGCGCACCCGCGCCGGGCTCGACGCGGAGGAGCTCGAGGACCTCGGCGAGCCGGGCGGCCGCGGAGCGCGCGGTCGCAACGACCGCGGTGGCCGTGGTGACCGCGGTGGCCGTGGTGACCGCGGTGACCGCGGTGACCGCGGTGACCGAGGCGGTCGCGGTGAGCGCGGCGGCCGGAGCGAGTCCCGTTCCGGCGAGCGGACCGGAGAGCAGGTCGAAGAGCGCGAGCGTTCGGCCCGTACGCCCCGTCGCCGTCGTCGTACGCGCAACGGCTCCCCGCTCGACGCGACGCCCGCCGGGACCACGGCGGCCGAGCAGGCCCCCGTGGCCGAGCCGACGCCCGTGACGGAGGAGACCGCCGGCCCGCGTACCCCGCGCCGTCGGCGCCGCACCCGCAACGGGCCCGCGCAGGAGGCCGCCGTCGTGACGGCCGTGCCGGCCGGCGCGGCAGCTGTCGAACCCGTCGCCGAGGCCGCGGAAGCGGCCGTGGCGACCGCGGAGGGCACCGCCCAGCAGACCGCTCCGGAGACCGTGGCCGCGCCGCGCCGCCGCCGTACCCGCAAGACCGCAGAGACCGTGCAGACCGTGCAGACCGAGGCGACCGCACCGGCCACGGTGACGGAGGCGCCGGCCGCCGAGGCCGCCGTCGACACGGCGGAGGCGACGGAGACCAAGCCGCGCCGCCGCACCCGCAAGGCGACGGCTCCGGCCGAAGCCGTGGTCGAGACCGTCGTGGCCCCGGAGGCCGCCGCGGTCACCGAGACCGTGGTCAAGCCGCGTCGCACCCGCAAGACGGCAGCCGCGGCCCCGGCCGAAGCCGCCGTCGACACGGCCGAAGCGACCGAGGCCAAGCCCCGCCGCACCACCCGCAAGGCCACCGCGCCCGAGACGACGGCCACCACGGCCGACATCCCGGCCCAGGCCACCCAGGAAGCGGAAGCCACCAAGCCGCGCCGCACCCGCAAGACCGCCGCCACAGCCACCGCCCCGGCCCAGGCCGAGGCCGAGACCGCGGTCGACACGGCGGAGGGCACGGAGGCCAAGCCGCGCCGCCGCGCCACGCGCAAGGCGACGGTCCCGGCCGAAGCCGCCACGGACCCGGCCGAGGCCACCGAGGCCAAGCCGCGCCGCACGCGCAAGACGGCTGCCACGGCCCCCGCGGCCCCGGCGACCGTCGAGGCCCCCGCGGCCGTCGAGCCCGAGGCCAAGCCGCGTCGCACCCGTAAGGCAGCGGCTCCGGCCGAGGTCGCGGTCGACACGGCCGAGGCCACGGAGGCCAAGCCGCGCCGCACCCGCAAGACCGCCGCGGCCACGGCTTCGGAGCCGATCGCGGAGGCCGCCGCGGCCGCCGCGGCTGCGGTCAAGCCGCGTCGCACCCGCAAGACGGCAGCCGCGGCCCCGGCCGAAGCCGCCGTCGACACGGCCGAAGCGACCGAGGCCAAGCCCCGCCGCCGCACCACCCGCAAGGCCACCGCGCCCGAGACGACGGCCACCACGGCCGACATCCCGGCCCAGGCCACCCAGGAAGCGGAAGCCACCAAGCCGCGCCGCACCCGCAAGACCGCCGCCACCGCCCCGGCCCAGGCCGAGGCCGAGACCGCGGTCGACCCGGCGGAGGCGAAGCCGAGGGTGCGTCGCACCCGCAAGGCGACGACAGCCGCGGAGCCCGCGGACGGCTGA
- a CDS encoding alpha/beta fold hydrolase, which produces MTRPSTSSPFPPPSGALSYPLRTERGEFAVVDAPVPAGVEQRGVALLMPGFTGSKEDFHRMHEPLAARGYRTIAVDGRGQNESDGPAVDESAYAREELAQDVLAQAAALDAPAHLVGHSLGGQIARAAVLLDHSPFASFTLVASGPAEISDSQKQRVKLLHDALAVMTMPEVWEAILAMGPPEEVGGPASGYGERELLRRRWLNHKPAQLLVTGRQLCVEPNRVGELAAVPLPFHVLSGARDDTWPVPLLDEMARELGAHRTVVPGAEHSPNQDQPLPTAHALADFWDRHPAL; this is translated from the coding sequence GTGACCAGGCCCAGCACCAGCAGCCCCTTCCCGCCGCCCTCCGGCGCGCTTTCGTATCCGCTGCGGACCGAGCGCGGTGAGTTCGCCGTCGTCGACGCGCCCGTGCCCGCCGGTGTCGAGCAGCGGGGTGTCGCGCTGCTGATGCCCGGCTTCACCGGGAGCAAGGAGGACTTCCACCGGATGCACGAGCCGCTCGCGGCCCGCGGCTACCGGACCATCGCCGTGGACGGGCGGGGGCAGAACGAGTCCGACGGGCCGGCCGTCGACGAATCCGCTTACGCGCGCGAGGAGTTGGCGCAGGATGTGCTGGCGCAGGCGGCGGCCCTCGACGCCCCTGCGCACCTGGTGGGACACTCCCTCGGCGGTCAGATCGCCCGTGCCGCCGTGCTTCTCGACCACTCCCCCTTCGCGTCGTTCACCCTCGTCGCCTCGGGCCCGGCCGAGATCTCGGACTCCCAGAAGCAGCGCGTGAAGCTGCTGCACGACGCGCTCGCGGTGATGACGATGCCGGAGGTGTGGGAGGCGATCCTGGCGATGGGTCCACCGGAGGAGGTCGGCGGTCCGGCCAGCGGCTACGGCGAGCGGGAGCTGTTGCGGCGGCGCTGGCTGAACCACAAGCCCGCTCAACTCCTGGTGACCGGGCGCCAGTTGTGCGTGGAGCCGAACCGGGTCGGTGAACTCGCCGCCGTTCCGCTGCCGTTCCATGTCCTGTCGGGTGCGCGGGACGACACCTGGCCGGTGCCTCTCCTCGACGAGATGGCCAGGGAGCTGGGGGCGCACCGGACGGTCGTGCCGGGCGCCGAGCACTCGCCGAACCAGGACCAGCCGCTGCCGACGGCGCACGCGCTCGCCGACTTCTGGGACCGTCACCCCGCACTTTAG
- a CDS encoding MarC family protein, whose translation MFDVAVFGSLFLTLFVIMDPPGITPIFLALTAGRPGKVQKRMAFQAVCVAGGVITVFGLLGHQILDYLHVSVPALMIAGGLLLLLIALDLLTGKTDEPKQTKDVNVALVPLGMPLLAGPGAIVSVILAVQKADSAAMQVSVWVAILAIHVVLWLVMRYSLLIIRVIKDGGVVLVTRLAGMMLSAIAVQQIINGITQVIRAG comes from the coding sequence ATGTTCGACGTCGCCGTCTTCGGCTCCCTCTTCCTCACCCTTTTTGTCATCATGGATCCCCCCGGGATCACCCCGATCTTCCTCGCGCTGACCGCCGGACGCCCCGGCAAGGTGCAGAAGCGGATGGCCTTCCAGGCGGTCTGTGTGGCCGGTGGTGTGATCACCGTCTTCGGGCTCCTCGGGCACCAGATCCTCGACTATCTGCATGTCTCCGTCCCCGCGCTGATGATCGCGGGCGGGCTGCTGCTCCTGCTGATCGCGCTCGACCTGCTCACCGGTAAGACCGACGAGCCGAAGCAGACCAAGGACGTCAACGTCGCGCTCGTCCCGCTGGGTATGCCGCTGCTGGCCGGTCCCGGTGCGATCGTGTCCGTCATCCTCGCCGTGCAGAAGGCCGACAGCGCCGCGATGCAGGTGTCGGTCTGGGTGGCCATCCTCGCCATCCATGTCGTGCTGTGGCTGGTGATGCGCTACTCGCTGCTGATCATCCGGGTCATCAAGGACGGCGGCGTGGTCCTGGTGACACGGCTCGCGGGCATGATGCTCTCCGCGATCGCCGTGCAGCAGATCATCAACGGGATCACGCAGGTGATCCGGGCCGGCTGA
- a CDS encoding ferritin-like fold-containing protein, with protein sequence MRFMTTSDKPENTATGIAAQDWATASADPQYRAAVVDLLGALAYGELAAFERLAEDAKLAPTLEDKAELAKMASAEFHHFERLRNRLTEIGEEPTLAMEPFVAALDGFHRQTAPSDWLEGLVKAYVGDSIASDFYREVAVRLDTDSRALVLAVLDDTGHAGFAVDRVRGAIDADPRVGGRLALWARRLMGEALSQSQRVVADRDALSTMLVGGVADGFDLAEVGRMFSRITEAHTKRMAALGLAA encoded by the coding sequence GTGCGCTTCATGACGACCTCTGACAAGCCTGAGAACACCGCCACCGGTATCGCCGCCCAGGACTGGGCGACGGCCTCGGCCGACCCGCAGTACCGGGCCGCGGTCGTGGATCTGCTGGGTGCGCTGGCGTACGGCGAGCTGGCGGCGTTCGAGCGGCTCGCGGAGGACGCCAAGCTGGCGCCCACGCTGGAGGACAAGGCGGAGTTGGCGAAGATGGCGTCGGCCGAGTTCCACCACTTCGAGCGGCTGCGCAACCGGCTCACCGAGATCGGTGAGGAGCCGACGCTGGCGATGGAGCCGTTCGTCGCCGCGCTCGACGGTTTCCACCGCCAGACCGCCCCGTCGGACTGGCTGGAGGGCCTCGTCAAGGCGTACGTCGGCGACTCGATCGCCAGTGACTTCTACCGCGAGGTCGCGGTGCGCCTGGACACCGACAGCCGCGCCCTGGTGCTGGCCGTGCTCGACGACACCGGCCACGCCGGCTTCGCCGTGGACCGGGTGCGTGGCGCGATCGACGCCGACCCGCGCGTGGGCGGACGGCTCGCGCTGTGGGCGCGGCGGCTGATGGGTGAGGCCCTGTCGCAGTCCCAGCGGGTGGTCGCGGACCGCGACGCGCTGTCGACGATGCTCGTGGGCGGTGTCGCGGACGGCTTCGACCTCGCCGAGGTCGGCCGGATGTTCTCCCGGATCACCGAGGCGCACACCAAGCGGATGGCGGCTCTGGGTCTGGCGGCCTAG
- a CDS encoding NYN domain-containing protein, producing the protein MNDDLPALAARIDRTNELLTRMLAEVAKTPSTHAIFVDAGYLYAAAGRLVAGTEDRRAFDLDAEGLIEALIDRARSIFADSRLLRVYWYDGARRRIHTSEQQSIAELPDVKVRLGNLNANNQQKGVDSLIRTDLESLARHRAISDAALLGGDEDLVSAVEAAQGYGARVHLWGIEAPEGRNQAEPLLWEVDSQRTLDLDFFKPYVSRRIAPAYEGPGANRPTREAVRFVGAQVAAKWLAARGRESLAELLPGHPYLPGSVDQDLLVEAEGILQYSLRGQADLRRALRDGFWEHVQTQY; encoded by the coding sequence ATGAACGACGACCTCCCGGCCCTCGCCGCCCGTATCGACCGCACGAACGAGCTGCTGACACGCATGCTCGCCGAGGTGGCCAAGACACCCTCGACCCACGCGATCTTCGTCGACGCGGGGTATCTGTACGCGGCCGCGGGGCGCCTGGTGGCCGGGACCGAGGACCGCCGGGCCTTCGACCTCGACGCCGAGGGCCTGATCGAGGCGCTCATCGACCGCGCCCGCTCGATCTTCGCGGACAGCCGGCTGCTGCGCGTCTACTGGTACGACGGCGCCCGGCGTCGCATCCACACCTCCGAGCAGCAGTCCATCGCCGAACTGCCGGACGTGAAGGTGCGGTTGGGCAACCTGAACGCCAACAACCAGCAGAAGGGCGTCGATTCGCTGATCCGGACCGACCTTGAGTCCCTGGCCCGGCACCGGGCCATCAGCGACGCGGCGCTGCTGGGCGGCGACGAGGACCTGGTCTCGGCGGTGGAGGCCGCGCAGGGGTACGGCGCCCGGGTGCACCTCTGGGGCATCGAGGCGCCGGAAGGCCGCAACCAGGCCGAGCCGCTGCTCTGGGAGGTCGACAGTCAGCGCACCCTCGACCTCGACTTCTTCAAGCCGTACGTCTCACGGCGCATCGCCCCGGCCTACGAGGGCCCCGGCGCGAACCGGCCCACCCGTGAGGCCGTCCGCTTCGTCGGCGCGCAGGTGGCGGCGAAGTGGCTGGCGGCGCGGGGCAGGGAGTCGCTGGCCGAGCTGCTGCCGGGCCACCCCTACCTCCCCGGCTCCGTCGACCAGGACCTTCTCGTGGAGGCTGAAGGCATCCTCCAGTACTCCCTGCGCGGCCAGGCCGACCTGAGACGCGCCCTGCGGGACGGCTTCTGGGAGCACGTGCAGACGCAGTACTAG
- a CDS encoding alpha/beta fold hydrolase, whose product MSSTELPSVPPTSVLPKAIAVRVAEGERLRSVGLPGVTLTVRSRPPAREGLEPALYVHGLGGSSQNWSALMALLDGVVASEAVDLPGFGDSPPPDDGNYSITAHARAVIRYLDAVDRGPVHLFGNSLGGAVSTRVAAVRPDLVRTLTLVSPALPELRVQRTAVPTGLVGLPGVAALFTRFTREWTAEQRVRGVTALCYGDPGRVSPDAFRHAVEELERRLQLPYFWDALTRSTRGLLSAYTLGGQHGLWRQAERVLAPTLLVYGGRDQLVGFRMAQRAARTFRDSRLLTLPDAGHVAMMEYPETVATAFRELLADTATATETSGG is encoded by the coding sequence ATGTCTTCGACCGAGCTGCCCTCCGTGCCGCCCACCAGTGTGCTGCCGAAGGCGATCGCGGTCCGGGTGGCCGAGGGTGAGCGGCTCCGGTCGGTCGGGCTGCCGGGCGTCACGCTCACGGTCCGCTCCAGGCCGCCCGCGCGCGAGGGGCTCGAGCCCGCGCTGTACGTGCACGGCCTGGGCGGTTCCTCGCAGAACTGGTCCGCGCTGATGGCGCTGCTCGACGGGGTGGTGGCGAGCGAGGCCGTGGATCTGCCGGGCTTCGGCGACTCCCCGCCGCCGGACGACGGCAACTACTCCATCACGGCACACGCGCGTGCCGTCATCCGCTATCTCGACGCCGTCGACCGCGGACCCGTGCACCTCTTCGGCAACTCGCTCGGCGGCGCGGTGTCCACGCGCGTCGCCGCGGTCCGGCCCGACCTCGTGCGGACGCTGACGCTGGTGTCACCCGCGCTGCCCGAGCTGCGGGTGCAGCGGACGGCGGTGCCCACGGGACTGGTCGGGCTGCCCGGCGTGGCCGCGCTCTTCACCAGATTCACCCGGGAGTGGACCGCCGAGCAGCGCGTCCGCGGCGTCACGGCGCTCTGTTACGGCGATCCCGGGCGGGTCAGCCCGGACGCGTTCCGCCATGCGGTGGAGGAGCTGGAGCGGCGCCTTCAGCTGCCGTACTTCTGGGACGCGCTGACGCGTTCCACGCGCGGCCTGCTCAGCGCGTACACGCTGGGCGGTCAACACGGGCTGTGGCGCCAGGCCGAGCGCGTCCTCGCCCCGACCCTCCTGGTCTACGGTGGTCGCGACCAGCTCGTCGGTTTCCGCATGGCGCAGCGGGCAGCCCGCACCTTCCGCGACTCCCGCCTGCTCACGCTGCCCGACGCCGGTCACGTGGCGATGATGGAGTATCCCGAGACGGTGGCGACGGCGTTCCGGGAGCTGCTCGCCGACACCGCCACCGCGACCGAGACCTCGGGAGGCTGA
- a CDS encoding DUF3107 domain-containing protein, giving the protein MEVKIGVLHAPREIVLESGQTPEEVERVVAEALAGKSQLLSLVDQHGRKVLVPADRLAYVELGEPAPRKVGFGAL; this is encoded by the coding sequence GTGGAGGTCAAGATCGGCGTGCTGCACGCACCCCGCGAGATCGTTCTGGAGAGCGGTCAGACTCCCGAGGAAGTCGAGCGCGTGGTGGCCGAGGCCCTGGCCGGAAAGTCGCAGCTGCTCAGCCTCGTGGACCAGCACGGCCGCAAGGTCCTGGTTCCGGCCGACCGCCTGGCCTACGTCGAGCTGGGCGAGCCCGCCCCGCGCAAGGTGGGCTTCGGCGCTCTGTAG
- a CDS encoding DUF6758 family protein yields MRGEPSCPKCGGRVRAPGLFADSWQCDVHGTVHPLQPVIPPSVEALSVVVHRTQVPVWMPWPLPVGWLFTGVTYAGDDRSGGRATAVACSGPGPLGGMGELILVAEELGVGLGARYAGVDGPDPGPYMSVEKPPQAKVLAAGRPTPLWHVSATPDDRAVFAGEACGLWLWAVVWPEQSGLLMYDELVLTDLRDAGAELELVPCGALSPRLLKP; encoded by the coding sequence ATGAGGGGCGAACCCAGTTGCCCGAAGTGTGGTGGCCGGGTCAGGGCTCCCGGACTCTTCGCCGATTCCTGGCAGTGCGATGTGCACGGGACGGTGCATCCGCTTCAGCCCGTGATCCCGCCCAGCGTCGAGGCGCTCAGTGTCGTCGTGCACCGTACGCAGGTGCCGGTGTGGATGCCGTGGCCGCTGCCGGTCGGCTGGCTCTTCACGGGCGTGACGTACGCGGGGGACGACCGCAGCGGGGGCCGTGCCACCGCGGTGGCCTGCTCCGGGCCGGGCCCGCTCGGCGGTATGGGTGAGCTGATCCTGGTCGCCGAGGAGCTGGGCGTCGGACTCGGTGCGCGTTACGCCGGTGTCGACGGGCCGGACCCGGGCCCGTACATGAGCGTCGAGAAACCCCCGCAGGCCAAGGTCCTGGCCGCCGGCCGTCCGACCCCGCTCTGGCATGTCTCCGCCACCCCGGACGACCGGGCCGTCTTCGCGGGGGAGGCGTGCGGGCTGTGGCTGTGGGCGGTGGTGTGGCCCGAGCAGTCCGGGCTGCTGATGTACGACGAGCTGGTGCTCACGGATCTGCGGGACGCGGGGGCCGAGCTGGAACTGGTGCCGTGCGGGGCGCTGTCGCCGCGCCTGCTCAAGCCTTAG
- a CDS encoding DUF3152 domain-containing protein: MPQDGPRQGPRQGSRQGPRQEYLDAFGEDDEDVFTRARTPSAAIRVREQDPYSAATDRETAFRTTTPAVVDGDDDAPPASEPVTAQGAKGRAFTGIAAAAVTTVLAVVVAGQVATGRDDDSVRSQSASGQTREAVDDAARGGDRPSPSVSGAPGGAATLTYAQRMDTKYALSATLKGSGKFDAVAGVDKAPGKGQKYTYRVDVEQGLGLDGELFAQAVQNTLNDARSWAHDGARTFERIQSGEADFVITLASPGTTAVWCAKSGLDTTEDNVSCDSASTERVMINAYRWAQGSETFGDKMYAYRQMLINHEVGHRLGYSHVTCDKDGELAPVMQQQTKFLDHDGIHCLPNAWPYPGS; encoded by the coding sequence ATGCCCCAGGACGGCCCGCGCCAGGGCCCCCGTCAAGGTTCCCGTCAAGGCCCGCGTCAGGAGTACCTCGATGCCTTCGGAGAGGACGACGAGGACGTCTTCACGCGCGCGAGAACGCCGTCCGCCGCCATACGCGTGCGGGAGCAGGATCCTTACTCCGCCGCCACCGACCGGGAGACCGCCTTCCGTACGACCACTCCGGCCGTCGTCGACGGTGACGACGACGCGCCGCCCGCCAGCGAGCCCGTGACCGCCCAAGGGGCCAAGGGGCGGGCCTTCACCGGTATCGCGGCCGCCGCGGTCACCACGGTGCTGGCCGTCGTGGTGGCCGGTCAGGTCGCCACCGGCCGGGACGACGACTCCGTCCGGTCGCAGTCCGCCTCCGGGCAGACCCGTGAGGCCGTCGACGACGCCGCGCGCGGGGGCGACCGGCCGAGCCCGTCCGTGTCCGGCGCGCCCGGCGGCGCGGCCACGCTGACGTACGCGCAGCGGATGGACACGAAGTACGCGCTCAGCGCCACGCTGAAGGGGTCGGGGAAGTTCGACGCCGTCGCGGGCGTCGACAAGGCGCCCGGCAAGGGGCAGAAGTACACCTACCGCGTGGACGTGGAACAGGGCCTCGGGCTCGACGGCGAACTCTTCGCGCAGGCCGTGCAGAACACGCTCAACGACGCCCGCAGTTGGGCCCACGACGGCGCCCGCACCTTCGAGCGGATCCAGTCGGGCGAGGCCGACTTCGTCATCACGCTCGCCAGTCCGGGCACCACCGCCGTGTGGTGCGCCAAGTCCGGTCTGGACACCACGGAGGACAACGTCTCCTGCGACTCGGCCTCCACCGAGCGCGTGATGATCAACGCCTACCGGTGGGCCCAGGGGTCGGAGACCTTCGGAGACAAGATGTACGCCTACCGGCAGATGCTGATCAACCACGAGGTCGGCCACCGCCTCGGCTACAGCCATGTCACCTGCGACAAGGACGGCGAGCTGGCGCCGGTCATGCAGCAGCAGACGAAGTTCCTCGACCACGACGGCATCCACTGCCTGCCCAACGCCTGGCCCTATCCCGGCAGTTGA
- a CDS encoding TetR/AcrR family transcriptional regulator: protein MTAIEQTEAARPRGTRLPRRARRNQLLGAAQEVFVAQGYHSAAMDDIAERAGVSKPVLYQHFPGKLDLYLALLDQHCESLIQAVRGALASTTDNKQRVRATMDAYFAYVEDDGGAFRLVFESDLTNEPAVRERVDKVTTECAEAICEVIAEDTGLSRAESMLLASGLGGLAQVVARSWLHSDRSVPRDQAVQLLASLAWRGIAGFPLHGTDQH from the coding sequence GTGACAGCCATCGAGCAGACAGAGGCGGCGCGCCCGCGAGGCACCCGCCTGCCGCGCCGTGCCCGACGGAACCAGCTGCTGGGCGCTGCCCAGGAAGTCTTCGTGGCGCAGGGCTACCACTCCGCCGCCATGGACGACATCGCCGAGCGGGCGGGCGTCAGCAAGCCGGTGCTCTACCAGCACTTCCCCGGCAAGCTCGACCTCTACCTGGCCCTGCTGGACCAGCACTGCGAGTCGCTCATCCAGGCCGTGCGCGGCGCGCTCGCCTCGACGACCGACAACAAGCAGCGGGTCCGGGCCACGATGGACGCGTACTTCGCGTACGTCGAGGACGACGGCGGCGCCTTCCGCCTGGTCTTCGAGTCGGACCTGACGAACGAGCCCGCGGTGCGCGAGCGCGTCGACAAGGTGACCACCGAGTGCGCCGAGGCGATCTGCGAGGTCATCGCGGAGGACACCGGCCTCTCGCGCGCGGAGTCGATGCTGCTCGCCTCGGGTCTGGGCGGCCTCGCCCAGGTCGTGGCGCGGTCCTGGCTGCACAGCGACCGCAGCGTGCCGCGCGACCAGGCGGTGCAGCTGCTGGCCTCGCTGGCCTGGCGGGGCATCGCCGGTTTCCCGCTGCACGGCACCGATCAGCACTGA
- a CDS encoding PHP domain-containing protein: MRIDLHCHSTASDGTDTPAELVRNAGAAGLDVVALTDHDTTRGYAEAVAALPRGLTLVTGAELSCRIDGISMHMLAYLFDPEEPALLAERELVRDDRVPRARSMVARLNELGVPVTWEQVARIAGEGSVGRPHVATALVELGVVPTVNDAFTGHWLADGGRAHVEKHETDPFEAIRLVKGAGGVTVFAHPSAGKRGRTVPESVIAELAAAGLDGIEVDHMDHDADTRARLRGLAADLGLLVTGSSDYHGSRKTCVLGEYTTDPEVYGEITRRATGAFPVPGTGGA, translated from the coding sequence GTGCGCATCGATCTGCACTGCCACTCCACGGCCTCCGACGGTACGGACACCCCGGCCGAGCTGGTCCGCAACGCGGGTGCCGCCGGTCTGGACGTCGTCGCGCTGACCGATCACGACACCACCCGGGGGTACGCAGAGGCCGTCGCCGCGCTGCCGCGGGGGCTCACGCTGGTGACCGGCGCCGAGCTGTCCTGCCGTATCGACGGCATCAGCATGCACATGCTGGCCTATCTGTTCGACCCCGAGGAGCCCGCCCTGCTCGCCGAGCGTGAGCTGGTGCGCGACGACCGGGTGCCGCGGGCGCGGTCGATGGTCGCCAGGCTCAACGAGCTGGGCGTCCCCGTCACCTGGGAGCAGGTCGCGCGGATCGCGGGAGAGGGGTCGGTCGGGCGGCCGCATGTCGCCACCGCCCTCGTGGAGCTCGGCGTCGTGCCGACCGTGAACGACGCCTTCACCGGGCACTGGCTGGCCGACGGCGGCCGGGCTCACGTCGAGAAGCACGAGACCGATCCCTTCGAGGCGATCCGGCTGGTCAAGGGCGCGGGCGGGGTCACCGTCTTCGCGCACCCGAGTGCCGGCAAGCGCGGTCGTACGGTGCCGGAGTCCGTGATCGCCGAGCTGGCGGCCGCCGGTCTCGACGGCATCGAGGTCGACCACATGGACCACGACGCGGACACGCGTGCGCGGCTGCGCGGGCTCGCCGCCGATCTGGGGCTGCTGGTCACCGGCTCGTCGGACTATCACGGCAGCCGCAAGACCTGCGTGCTCGGCGAATACACGACCGACCCCGAGGTGTACGGGGAGATCACCCGGCGCGCCACCGGGGCGTTCCCGGTGCCGGGCACCGGCGGGGCCTGA